One part of the Deltaproteobacteria bacterium genome encodes these proteins:
- a CDS encoding SDR family oxidoreductase, whose product MEIAGRKAIVVGGASGMARATAEMFVAKGGKVAIVDRPQSQGADVAKLLGAPFFPCDVTDFAGTEKALRDAHAALGGVHFCPNTAGGGVAMRTLTKEGPHSLDAFRKVIDLNLIASFNVARIAAELMSKNEPDENGERGVILMTASIAAFEGQIGQVAYTAAKAGIAGMTFTMARDLGSIGVRVMTIAPSLFSTGLTKGIPDAMADNLVRDAAFPKRMGRPEEFGKMAIAIFENPMLNGSTIRVDAGQRFAPK is encoded by the coding sequence ATGGAGATCGCAGGACGCAAGGCCATCGTGGTGGGCGGCGCATCGGGCATGGCGCGTGCGACCGCGGAGATGTTCGTCGCCAAGGGCGGCAAGGTCGCGATCGTGGATCGCCCGCAGTCGCAGGGCGCAGACGTCGCGAAGTTGTTAGGCGCGCCGTTCTTCCCGTGCGACGTGACGGACTTCGCGGGCACGGAGAAGGCGCTGCGCGACGCGCACGCGGCGCTCGGCGGCGTGCACTTCTGTCCCAATACGGCGGGCGGCGGCGTCGCGATGCGCACGCTCACGAAGGAAGGCCCACACTCGCTCGACGCGTTCCGCAAAGTGATCGACCTGAACCTGATCGCGAGCTTCAACGTGGCGCGCATCGCCGCGGAGCTGATGAGCAAGAACGAGCCCGACGAGAACGGCGAGCGCGGCGTGATCCTGATGACCGCCTCGATCGCCGCGTTCGAGGGACAGATCGGCCAAGTCGCCTACACCGCCGCGAAGGCCGGCATCGCGGGCATGACCTTTACCATGGCGCGCGACCTCGGTTCGATCGGCGTGCGCGTGATGACGATCGCGCCGAGCCTCTTCAGCACGGGGCTCACCAAGGGCATCCCCGACGCGATGGCCGACAACCTCGTGCGCGACGCCGCCTTTCCTAAGCGCATGGGCCGCCCCGAAGAGTTCGGCAAGATGGCGATCGCGATCTTCGAGAACCCGATGCTGAACGGCTCGACCATCCGCGTCGACGCGGGGCAGCGCTTCGCGCCAAAGTAG
- a CDS encoding nuclear transport factor 2 family protein, whose amino-acid sequence MAAKKRAAKKKPARAKPKRAAKQPSLAARNKALARRFVDAISRADVDAIVSAYAEDGTCWTSGTMPISGTFTRDQVAAASRGVLTVFPEGLRFTIHALTAEGDRVAIEAESYGKHVSGKIYNNKYHFVLRARAGKIVEWREYMDTMHANDVLCGGGGA is encoded by the coding sequence ATGGCGGCGAAGAAGCGCGCCGCAAAGAAAAAGCCAGCGCGCGCAAAACCGAAGCGCGCGGCGAAGCAGCCCTCGCTCGCAGCCCGTAACAAGGCGCTCGCGCGCCGCTTCGTCGACGCGATCTCGCGCGCCGACGTCGACGCGATCGTCAGCGCCTACGCGGAAGACGGCACGTGCTGGACGTCGGGCACGATGCCGATCTCGGGCACCTTCACGCGCGACCAGGTCGCCGCGGCGTCGCGCGGCGTGCTCACCGTGTTCCCCGAAGGACTGCGCTTCACGATCCACGCGCTCACGGCAGAAGGCGATCGCGTCGCGATCGAGGCCGAGAGCTACGGGAAGCACGTATCGGGGAAGATCTACAATAACAAGTACCACTTCGTGCTGCGCGCCCGAGCCGGCAAGATCGTCGAGTGGCGCGAGTACATGGACACGATGCACGCGAACGACGTGCTGTGCGGGGGCGGCGGCGCGTAA
- a CDS encoding phosphotransferase family protein, protein MSEQAANEVPRGIDAARVSEWYAANVAGAKLPLAFSIIASGHSNLTYRVTDAAGNRTVLRRPPLGAVLATAHDMAREHKILFALAQTDVPVAPVLGLCKDETVNGAPFYVMKFVDGVVLDTAAVVTEHVPVAERMPLGWDVVEVLTKLHRVDIDEVGLGDLGKREQYLDRQIHRWRTQWEKSKTRELPAMEEVGDALEKLKPAQVRTGIVHGDYRIGNMLSKSGRIQAVLDWELCALGDPLADVGFLMNNWAEPGEENSPTARGAAQSPTVTGGFPTRAQLLRRYEELTGASTAGVDYFRAFQYWRLAAIVEGVMARYIKNVMGKQADVGAFKAQIDGLAASAQAAVRRLGA, encoded by the coding sequence ATGAGCGAGCAGGCAGCGAACGAAGTTCCGAGGGGCATCGACGCCGCGCGCGTGAGCGAGTGGTACGCGGCGAACGTCGCGGGCGCGAAGCTCCCGCTCGCGTTCTCGATCATCGCGAGCGGGCACTCGAACCTCACGTATCGCGTGACCGACGCCGCGGGCAATCGCACCGTGCTGCGCCGCCCGCCGCTCGGCGCCGTGCTCGCGACCGCGCACGACATGGCGCGCGAGCACAAGATTCTGTTCGCGCTCGCGCAGACCGACGTGCCGGTCGCCCCCGTGCTCGGGCTCTGCAAGGACGAGACGGTGAACGGCGCACCGTTCTACGTGATGAAGTTCGTGGACGGCGTCGTGCTCGACACGGCCGCCGTCGTGACGGAACACGTGCCGGTCGCGGAGCGCATGCCGCTCGGCTGGGACGTGGTCGAGGTGCTCACGAAGCTGCACCGCGTCGACATCGACGAGGTTGGACTCGGCGACCTCGGCAAGCGCGAGCAATACCTCGATCGCCAGATCCACCGCTGGCGCACGCAGTGGGAGAAGTCGAAGACGCGCGAGCTGCCGGCGATGGAGGAAGTGGGCGACGCGCTCGAGAAGCTGAAGCCGGCGCAGGTGCGCACGGGCATCGTCCACGGCGACTACCGCATCGGGAACATGCTCTCGAAGAGCGGCCGCATTCAGGCCGTGCTCGACTGGGAGTTGTGCGCGCTCGGCGATCCGCTCGCCGACGTGGGCTTCCTGATGAACAACTGGGCGGAGCCCGGCGAAGAGAACTCCCCCACCGCACGCGGCGCCGCGCAGTCGCCCACCGTCACGGGCGGCTTCCCCACGCGCGCGCAGTTGTTGCGTCGCTACGAGGAACTGACCGGCGCGAGCACCGCGGGCGTCGACTACTTCCGCGCGTTCCAGTACTGGCGCCTCGCCGCGATCGTCGAGGGCGTGATGGCGCGATACATCAAGAACGTGATGGGCAAGCAGGCGGACGTCGGCGCGTTCAAGGCGCAGATCGACGGGCTCGCGGCGTCGGCACAGGCGGCGGTGCGCAGGCTCGGCGCCTGA